The genomic region TTACGTTTTTGATAGCGTTTGTAAGGCTAGAACCTGCAATCGGTATGTTTCGTGAAAGAGCAAGCGAGCCTTTTGATACGAGGTTTATTTCCGTGTGGCTTGCGCCCATATCTAGAATTGCTATGTTTTTCTCCATTATGCTAAAATCAGGGTTTTGTTCAACTAAGGCACGGAGAACGGCAAATGCTTCAACATCTACTGCGAGAGGTTCAAGACCAGCTTCCTCAAGCGTTGCTACTTTGCTTTCCACCATTGCCCTTGGCGCAGCCACTAATATAACGTCCATCTGCTCATCTTCTGCATCACCAACAATCTCAAACTCTACTACGCTTTCATCAACCGAAGCTGAAATATACTTGCTTGCTTCAAAATAAATTGTCTTTCTCAGAGCTGCTTCAGTCATTTTTGGCATCTTGACATGGCGCACAATTACACCAGGCCCAGCAATTGCCGCCAAAGCAGCAGAAGCCTTAATTCCGGCAGAACGCATAGCAAACTGAATTGCCCCAGCTACCTCTTTAACATCAGTAACAACTCCTTCTCTTATTGAGTTCAAAGGAGTTGGGCAGATTGTAACGTTTGATATGTGTGCTCCC from Armatimonadota bacterium harbors:
- the pilM gene encoding type IV pilus assembly protein PilM — translated: MIFSGLLSKEGVVGVDVGSSSIKIVYAEPTRQGAHISNVTICPTPLNSIREGVVTDVKEVAGAIQFAMRSAGIKASAALAAIAGPGVIVRHVKMPKMTEAALRKTIYFEASKYISASVDESVVEFEIVGDAEDEQMDVILVAAPRAMVESKVATLEEAGLEPLAVDVEAFAVLRALVEQNPDFSIMEKNIAILDMGASHTEINLVSKGSLALSRNIPIAGSSLTNAIKNVKNCTDDEAEQVKYAVDLSEILKADGVTEDPVLRVVQPLVDELLREIRRSINYYQSQLPDGSPEMSFDELVLTGGTSRLKGLGAYTTSRLNVPVTIGNPALSRMIDTSVYPTELSAEDIPLLTVAFGLAIKEIAPAALKNAA